The following coding sequences lie in one Populus nigra chromosome 15, ddPopNigr1.1, whole genome shotgun sequence genomic window:
- the LOC133673750 gene encoding pathogen-associated molecular patterns-induced protein A70-like, with protein MLGESMSIWASMNSWCTPTVLFVLLNLMIGTIFITSSLATHKPSDQHQEQERHVQAQNGHGLGLGHGHQLARSPSVLQRLKSINFYSYRSQEPTTFTFEKPQESDQHFTLHQQTPQQGYQYHQNQNQPPISRSPSMLQRLKSINLYNYFSQEPINPTITNNHKDQETSAAHFTSQQMYDHIQELDGQLQEQQEEEEEEEEDQEQTLEEIYSKLQGNKLSKSKSDTKPTSGEVPKKLPKKMKKSASAKSAFAHFEEDDIVESRRPATVKEGKTSTEFDDTEVDAKADDFINRFKQQLKLQRMNSIMKYKEMITRGS; from the coding sequence ATGCTTGGAGAATCCATGTCAATCTGGGCGTCTATGAATAGTTGGTGTACCCCAACTGTTCTATTTGTGCTTCTCAATCTCATGATTGGCACCATTTTTATTACTTCAAGCCTAGCAACCCACAAACCTAGTGACCAACATCAAGAACAAGAAAGACATGTTCAAGCACAAAATGGTCATGGTCTTGGTCTTGGTCATGGCCACCAGCTTGCTAGATCTCCTTCTGTACTACAAAGACTCAAATCTATCAACTTTTATAGTTATAGATCCCAAGAACCTACAACCTTTACTTTTGAAAAACCTCAAGAATCTGACCAGCATTTCACTCTTCATCAACAAACCCCTCAACAAGGTTATCAATAccaccaaaatcaaaaccagcCACCTATTTCTAGATCTCCTTCAATGTTGCAGAGGCTCAAGTCCATCAACCTCTACAATTACTTCTCCCAAGAACCCATTAACCCCACCATTACTAATAACCACAAAGATCAAGAAACTTCGGCAGCCCATTTCACTTCTCAACAAATGTATGACCACATACAAGAACTTGATGGACAGCTTCAAGAACAacaagaggaagaggaagaggaagaggaagatcAAGAACAGACTCTTGAAGAGATATACAGCAAGTTACAAGGAAATAAACTGAGCAAATCCAAGTCAGACACGAAACCAACTTCTGGTGAGGTACCCAAGAAGCTAccgaagaaaatgaagaaatctGCAAGTGCTAAATCTGCTTTCGCCCATTTTGAAGAAGATGACATTGTTGAATCTCGTAGGCCAGCTACCGTGAAAGAAGGGAAGACCTCTACTGAGTTTGATGACACTGAAGTGGATGCTAAAGCCGATGATTTCATTAATAGGTTCAAGCAGCAGTTGAAGTTGCAGAGGATGAATTCTATTATGAAGTACAAAGAGATGATTACTAGAGGGAGTTGA
- the LOC133674279 gene encoding probable beta-1,3-galactosyltransferase 12, with translation MKKGPVITDPHKKWYEKSGHLIGKEYFLHAYGPIYVLAAEVVASLAAARNNSLRMFSNEDVTIGSWMIAMNEDNREICDPRCTPTSFSLG, from the exons ATGAAGAAAGGACCAGTTATCACTGACCCTCATAAGAAGTG GTATGAGAAATCTGGACATCTGATTGGAAAAGAGTACTTCTTGCATGCTTATGGACCCATATATGTTCTTGCTGCAGAGGTTGTGGCTTCATTGGCTGCTGCTAGAAATAACAG TTTGAGAATGTTCAGCAATGAGGATGTCACCATTGGATCGTGGATGATTGCTATGAATGAAGACAACCGAGAAATATGTGATCCCCGATGCACTCCAACATCTTTCAGTTTGGGATAG